The Candidatus Hydrogenisulfobacillus filiaventi sequence TCGCTTACATGACTACCATCGGCACGATGTGGAAGTCGCGTATGCGGTTAACGGCACCCATGGTGCTGGTGCTGATGAGCATGTTCAACTTCTTCATCGGCGGGATCACCGGGGTGTTCCTGGCCGACCCGGCCGTGAATCTGCAGCTGCACGACACCTTCTGGGTGGTGGGGCACTTCCACTACACCATCATCGGCAGCCTGGTGTTCACGGGTCTGGCGGCGTTGTACTACTGGCTGCCGAAGCTAAGCGGCGGGCGCACCTACTACGAAAAGCCGGCCATCTGGGGGGCCATCTGGATCTTCGTGGCTTTCAATGCCACCTTCAGCCAGATGTTCCTGCTGGGCCTGCAGGGTATGAACCGGTGGGTGGCGGTTTACCCCCCGTACCTGCAGCCGCTGAACTTCGAGGTCTCGCTGTGGGCTTTCCTGCTCGGGCTTGGTTTCATCTACAACATCGGGTACATCATCTGGTGCTGGGCGGCCGGTCCCAAGGCGGCGGAGAATCCCTGGCAGGCCAAGACCCTGGAGTGGACCACGGCCACTCCTATCCCGCGCCACAACTTCGACCGCATCCCGCGGGTGGTGGCGAGCTTCTACCGCTATGGCGAATCCACCCCGGATTCGGTGGTGGCGGCCGAGGAAATGGCGGCCACCGTGGCGACGGAGGATCAGCCGGGCGGCGGCGGACGGGCCTGAGATAGCCGGGAGGAGGAACCTTCATGGCGGGCAACGCGGCCTGGGCACGGGCGGTGGCGGCCCATCCCTGGGCCTGGCAGACGGTCGACCACGTCTATGTGCCCAACCTCCTGGCCCTGCTGTGGATCGTGCTGGGGGCGGGACTGGTCACGGGTTTGGCGGCCTACATGCTGGCCTGGGTGAATGCCGTGGAGGCCGAAGCGGAGGGCCGGGGGCTCCCGCCCGCGCGTCCCTTTCTGGCTGTCTGGCGGCCGGGAGGCCGGGTTCCCTCCCCCCGGCGCCCGGTTGCCGGCCTCATGCGGGGCCTGGGTGTGGCCTGGCTGCTGCAGGCGCTGCTGGCCGCGCAGCCCCGGATTCCCAGCCCCGCGACGTGGGCGCTGGCCCTGGCGCCCCGCTGGCGGTTATGGCCGCATTGGCTGGCCGGGCCGCTGGCGGGCGTCGCCGGGCTGTGGCGGGTGCATCCCGCCGGGTTGGCCCTCCTGCTGCTCCTCCTCGATGTGATCGTAGGCCTCCTGCTGCTGTGGGCCCCCTCCGGGCCGCGGGGACGGATGGTCCTTGCAGGTGCCGGGCTCTGGGGCCTGGGGGTATCGGTTCTGCAGCTGGAGTTGGGGACCCTGCTGCGGACGGGAGCCGGCCTGGCAGCGGGGTTCGGGGGCGCGGCGCTGGTGTGGGCGCTGGCGGCCGTGGCCCTGCTGGCCCCTGACCCGCGGCGGGCCTGGCGGCGGATGGTGGCCGGGGTGTGGGGCCTGGCTGCCGGCTGGCAGCTGGTGCCGGTAGGCGGGCACTACGCGGCCGGCGTCCTTTCCGGCCTCTCCCCCTGGGGGTGGGGCTGGGGTCATCCCGGCCCGTTGGCCGCCTGGGCGGCAGCCGTGGCCGGGGTCTGGGCGGCTCATCCCGTCGCGGCCAACCTGATGGTGGCCGGGAGCGGGCTGGCCCTGGCCGGGGCCCTGTGGCGCAGCGGACACCCGGCGCTGGTATGGGTGGCCGCAGTCTGGCTGGCTCTATGGGGGGCCTGGACGCACGGCTGGGGGGATCTGGCCACCGGCCTGGCCCTGGACCCTGGGGGAGCGATGGCCCTGGCTCTGATGCTGGGGATGTGGCTCCTGGACGGGCGCCGCCGCCGCGGGCCGGCCCGGGCTCCGGTGCTGGACCTCGCGCCGCTGCGGGCCGAGCGGCCGGCCGACCGCCGGCGGTCGGGCGACTGACAGCCTGCTCCGGGCGGGGGCCGCCGGCACCGGCCGGCGGCCCCCTTTCCGTGTCAGGGGGCGGAATGGGCCCGACGGAAGTCGTCCACCAGACGTTTCACCTGATCGGGACCGGCGGCGGCCAACGCCGTCGTCGCCAAGGCTTCCGCATCCGTCACCGTGAAACGGCTTAGCTCTCCCTGGAAAGCCGGCAAGCGTGACGGGCTCATGCTGAATTCCCGCAGGCCGAGTCCTATCAGCAGGGCGGCCGCAGCGGGGTCTCCCCCCATTTCCCCGCAAATCCCGGCGGCGATGCCGGCTGCCCCGGCGGCCCGGCTCACCTCCCGGATCAGACGCAGCACAGCCGGATGCTGCGGCTGGTATAAACCGGCCACGGCTGGGTTTCCGCGATCCACCGCCAGGGTGTACTGCACCAGGTCATTGGAGCCGATACTGAAGAAGTCGGCGCGGACGGCCAGCGCAGCAGCGGTGAGGGCCGCCGCCGGGGTTTCCACCATGATCCCGAAGGCCACCGGGGGGGCGGCCGGCACCTGGCGCCGCGCTTCCTCCCAGATGGCGCGGGCCGCCTCCACCTCTTCCACGGTGCTCACCATGGGCAGCATCACCCGCAGAGGGGCGGGGCCGGCGGCGGCGGCGCGCAGGATGGCACGGAATTGGATCAGCAGGCGGGCGGGGTGCCGGAAACCTAGCCGGATGCCGCGCAGGCCCAGGAACGGGTTGGGTTCCGCCGCGGAGCTTTTGTCGCCCCCATAGTCGAACGTGCGGATGGTCACCGGCCGGGATCCCGCCTGCCGGGCCACGGCAAGGTAAGCCTGGAACTGGACCTCCTCCGGCGGGTCGTCGGTATCCTCCCACAGGAACTCGGTGCGCAGGAGGCCGATGCCTTCGGCACCGGCGGTGAAGGCGGCCGCCGCCTCCTCCGGCCGGTTGAGGTTGGCCAGCACCGTGATCCGGGTGCCGTCCCGCGTGCGCGCAGGCCCCGGGGCGCGGGCCGGACGGGCGGCGGCCTGGCGGCGGGCTTCCAGCAGGCGTCGGGTGGCGGGATCGGGGTCGACCCAGACCAGGCCTTCCCCGCCCTCCACCCAGACCTGGCTGCCGGGCCGGACGGCGGCCAGGAAGGCGGGGCCCAGCCCGAAGACCGCCGGCAGGTCCAGGGCCCGCACCAGGATGGCCAGGTGGGAGGCCGGTCCGCCTTCCGCCAGGGCCAGGGCAGCCACCGTTCCCGGCGGCCGCTCCAGCAGCCAGGCCGGCCCAAGGTCCCCGGCACACACCACCGCCCCGGCCGGTACCGTTTCGGGTGCAGCGCCGGCCAGGGCACGCTGCAGGAGGCCGGCCACGGCCTCCACATCGGCGGCACGTTGCTGCCAATACGGCTCGGGCAGGCGGCGTAAAGCCCCGGCGAAGCCGGCGGCGGCGGCCTGCAGGGCCTCCGGAGCGGACCGGCCCTGCCGGACACCATCGCGGACCTGCCGGTCCAGCGAGGGATCAAGGGCCATGAGGCGCTGGGCCTCCGCCATTTCGCGGCCGGTCCCGGCTTCCCGGCGGGCGAGGGCGGCTAGGTGCGCAGCCACTGTCTGGCGTGCCTGCTCCCAGCGGGCCTCCTCTTCGGCAGGGGTACCGGCCGGCCCGGGGCCGGCAGCCGGGGCGGCGGGGAGCCAGGCCGGCCCTGTGGCCAGCCCGGGCTGGATGGCGATTCCGCGGAAGGGGGCGGTGCTCATCCGCTCTGCCTCCCTATTAACAGTCCGCGGAGCGTCGTCAGGGCTGCCTCGCTGTCTGGTCCGTCGCACAGCAAGGTGAGGGTGGTGCCCTCCCGGGCACCTAAGCTCAGGACTTCCAGGATGCTCTTGCCGTCGACCTCCCGGTCCCCCAGCCGCAGGCGGACCGAACAGGCAAAGCCGGCGGCTGCCCGCACGAACTCGGCCGCCGGCCGGGCGTGCAGGCCCTCGGGATGGGTGATGGTCACGGTGGTCTGGCGCATCCTAACCCTCCCGCTGGTAGGCCACCTGGCCCCGCACCCACACCTGCTGCACATGGCCTTCGGCGTCCAATGCCACCAGATCGGCATCCATCCCCCGGGCCAGTTGCCCCTTGCGGCCCCACATGCCGGCGATCTTGGCCGGGGTGAGGGTGACCATGCGAATGGCGTCGGCCCAGCCCACACCGGTCAGCCCCACCAGGTTACGCACCGCGCGGTCCAGGGTGAGGGTGCTGCCGGCCAGGGTCCCGTCCGGCAGGCGGGCAATCCCTTCATGGACGATGATCTCCTGCTCACCCAGCACATAGGTCCCGTCCGGCATCCCGGCCCCGGCTACGGCATCGGTGACCAGGGCGATGGCCTCCGGCCCGCGCGCCATCACCGCCAGTTTCAGGGCGGCCGGGTGCACATGCACCCCGTCGGCGATGAGCTCGACCGTCACCCGGCGGTCGGTGAGGAGGGCTCCGACCGCTCCCGGTTCCCGGTGATGGAACCCCGCCATGCCGTTGAAGAGATGGGCACAGTGGGAGAGCCCGCGGTCGATTGCCTGATGGAGGTCCTCGTACGAGGCTAGGGTATGCCCGGCGGAGGGTCTGAGCTTGTACTTGAGGAGGGCCTCCAGGAAGCGGCCTTCAGGGTCGAGCTCCGGGGCATAGTCCACGATGCGCAGCCAACCCCGGTCCACCGTCATCCAATCGTCGAGTTCCCCTACGTCCGGCGCGCGCAGGTGTTCCGCCGGCTGGGCGCCGCGCCGCCCGGGGTTGAGGAACGGCCCCTCGAGGCGGATGCCGACCACTTGCGCGGCATTGACCGGCATGCCGCCTTCCGCCAGCCCGGCCCAGCGGCGGATCTGATGGATGGTCGCCTCGCGGTCGCCGGCCACCAGGGCGGGCACGAAACCGGTGACCCCGGTGGGGATCAATTGTTCGGCCAGCCCCTGCAGGGCGTTCATGTTGCCGGTGGAGGCGTCGTAGCCCCCGAAGCCGTGGATGTGCAGGTCGATGAACCCGGGGGCGAGGCGCAGGGGCCGGAGGTCGACGACGTCGGCCTGGTTGTGGCCCAGTTCGTTGCGGACCCGCTCGGCCGCCGCCTCGGCGTCCGCCACCGGCCATACGGCGGCAATTTTGGGACCATTCAAAACCACCGCTGCCGGCCCTGGAACTTCCTCGGGAGTAAACAAGGTATCCGCCACCAGGATCTTGGTGCGCACCGCCCGATCATCCTTCCGCTTGCCTAAGGTTCCCGCCGGGGATCAGTGGCGGGCCGGGCGTTGCCCGTGTTTCAAGGATGCCTCCACGTCCAGGATACTGTCGCGCCCGGCTTCAATGGCGGCGGCCACCAGCTCCGTCAGGGGAGCCGCCTCCTCCCGCCGGATGAGCACCGTCAGGAGCATGGCCAGATTGAGACCGGCCACCAGGGCCAGTTGTCCGGGCCGGGCCTGCACCAGGGGGAGCGGGGCGCTGCTGGCGCTCCCACCGGCCAGGTCGGCCAGGATCAGGGCGGGGCCGGTACCGCCGGTCGCCTCCTCCACCAGGGCCGCCACCCGGTTGCGGAAGGCGGCCGCCGGTTCCTCCGGGTCGCGGCCGGCCGCCCATAGCGCCGCCTGGGGCCCAAGAATGTCTTCGGCCGCCGCTTTCAGGGCTTCACCCACTGTTCCATGTGTGACCAGGACCACCGGGGTCGGGGTGTCCACCGGCATCCTCCTTTCCGGCCAGGGCTGGCATGCGCTTTAGGGCACCGGATGTATCGTACCGCTCCCGCGGGCAGGCGGCTCAGGTCAGCTCCACTACAAACCGGTACCGGTCGGCCCGCAACCACGCCACCGTGTACTCGAAGGGGCGGCACAACAGGTCGCGGGTGGTACGGGTCAGCCGGAATACCGGCACGCCGGGCCGGATTTCCAATGGTCCGGCCACGGCGGCCGGAGCCCGGGCGGCCTCCAGGGTCTGGGTGGCTTTGCCGAAGGGCACCCCGCAATTCTCGCGCAGGAACCGGTAGAGGGAGCCGCCGGGATCGAAGCGGGCCGGATCCGGGCAGAAGTTCAAGGGGATGACGGTCTCCTCCACCGCCAGGGGCAGCCCGTCGCCGGTGCGCAGGCGGCGCAGGATCCACACGGGGGACGACACCGGCTGCTTGAAGATGGCGGCCAGCTGCGGGTCCGCCTCCGCGATGCGTTGTCCGAGCAGGCGCGCGCCCGGCGCCATCCCGCGCAGCAGCAGGGCTTCCGAGAAGGAGAGGAGCCCGCTCAGGCGTTCCTCCAGCCGGGGCCCCGCCACCCGCCATCCCCGACCGGGGATGCGTTCCAGCCATCCGGCCGCCGTCAGCTCCGCCAGGCCGGCGCGCACCCGGGTTCGGCTTATCCCCAGGCGGGCGGCCAGCTCCTCGGCGGACGGCAGCGGATCCCCCGGCCGCAGCTCATGCTGGTCGATACGGGTGCGGATCCAGTCGCGGAGGCGGGCCAGGGCCGGGCCCGGTCCCGGCTGTCCGTCGAGTGCCAAGGCGGCCACCTCGCAGGCAGGGACTTGATGCCATCATAGTGAACCGGTTCCGGGCCCGTCAACCGCAACCCGGGCCGGGGCGGGCGCCAGCAGGAGCACGGTGGCGATGATGGCCCCGGCTCCGGCCAGCCCGGCCGGGCCCAGGCGCACCCCCAGAAAGGCCATGGCCGCGCCGGTGGCGGCCAGGGGTTCCGCGCTGGCCAACAGGGCGGTGTCGGTGGCGGGGAGATAGACCCGGCTGGCGAGGTACAGGTAGAAGGGCAGCAGGGTGCCGAGCACCACCACCCCTGCCGTCAGCAGCCAGGCGGCGGGCGGCAGATGCGGCCACAGCGGGCGGGGCGCGTGCACCACCAACAAGAGACCGGATCCGGTCAGCATGCCCCAGCCCATCGTGGCCGCGGGGCCATAACGTTGGAGCAGGGGCTGGGGATAGACGGTGTAAAAGGCCAGGGCCGCGGCCGAGGCCAGGCCCCATCCCAGTGCTGCCGGTGCCAGCGCCAGGCGGGCCCAGTGGCCGCCTGTGACCAGGAGGGCGGTGCCGGTGGTGGCCAGCATCACCGCCAGCCCTTCCCGGCGGCCGGGCAGGCGCCGGCGAACCACCGCCCGCCCGCCCACCAGCAGCGCGGGGGCCAGATACTGCAGCAGGGTGGCGGTGGCGGCGTTGCCGGCGGCGATGGCGGCTAAGTAGGCGTATTGCACCCCCAGCATGCCGCCGGCGGCAAAAGCCATCAGCCGCCACCGGTCCCGGGGGTGGCGCCAGACGGCGGCTCCCCGCCGCCCTTCCCGCAGCAGGGTGAGCAGGGTCAAGGCCGCGCCGGCCAGCAGCAGACGCACGGCGGTCAACCAGCCGGGAGCCAGGTGCAGGTCCTGGAATAGCACCTGGGCTGCGGTACCGGATAGCCCCCAGAGGACGGAGGCGGTCAGAACCATCCACGCACCCCGTCTGCGTCCCGGGTACGCAGGCCGGGGGTGTTGCACCCGATCGGTCGCCATGAGGCCGCATCGCCTCCTGCCGGATTCCCCTCCAGGGTACGGCAGCCGGCTGCGCAGGACCAGGGGGGCGCCTGTTCAGTGGTCCTGGTGATGATCCTTCTTCGGCGAGCTTCCGGCCGCAGGGGGCGCAGCCAGGGCGCTGCGGACCAGGGTCCGGGACGGCGGCAGGAAGGGCAGGGGAATGGGGGATCGGTAGGCATAGCGGACGGTGAGTTGCTTCATGCCATGATCGGACAGCCGGTCTCCACTGGCCGGGGGATCCTGGGCGGCCCGCCTGCAGGTCACCTGCGCCCGGGCGGGCTGGAGGCCGATGCCTTCCCCGACCGCCTCGCGGCCGGCCTGTTTGGCCTCGGAGCAGCTGCCGGTGGCCGAATAGGCGGCCGCGGCCACATCGGCGGCATGCTGCACGGTGTAGGCGGCATCCACCAGCAGCATGAGGGCCAGCACCCCCAGGGCCAGGAACAGGGCCACCGGCAGCAACAGGGCAAACTCCACCAGGGCCTGGCCTTTCCGGCCCGACCGGGGCCCGAACCGCAGTCGCATACCCGCTCCTCCTAGGACGGAAACCTGTCGGGGTTTTCCTGACAACGATAGAAGGTGGTTTCGCGACACCGGCCTGGGATTCCTGCTTCCCGGTTCCCGGCCTCCGCAAAAAACCGGCGCCCGCGGCCGGAATGCGCGGGCGCAGGCGGCGGAGGCCGCTCTTACGATTCCACCGGGGCGGGGGCGGGCTCCTCCTGCGGCGGGGTCCCGCCGGTCTCCACCAGCTCATACACCCCGCGGCTCACCTGCCGGAACTCATGGGAGCGGCGCAAGGTTTCGCGGACCACGTTCTCCACGTGCTGGGCATGGCTGATCCCCATCTCCCGCAGCTGGCGGGCCGCCTCCCCGATGCGGATGCGGCCGCCGGACGCCCGGGCCAGATCCCGTAGCGCTTCAGCGATGGGCGGTTTTCCTTCCCCGGTCCGCCGGCCGTGGGCCCGTGCGGCCCGTGGCGCCGCCGCCGGGGCGGGCTCGGAGCTCACCAGGGCAATGGCCCGGTCAATGGCCCGCAAATCCTCCTCCAGGCGGGAGATTTCCATTTGTAATTGTTGCCGGCGTTGCAACAGGCGTTCCCATTTGTCCGCCATGGTTCGGTGCCTCCTTCGTTTGTCCGGGACCGGTCCGGCGCAGTTTCGGGCGCCCGGATGCCGGCTCGGCCCATGACGGACCATGTCCAGACCGGCGCCCGGACGGTGCGGGACACCACAACACCAGTGTGTGCCGACGGGTCACGGTTCAATTCCATGGTAATGTGTTGCCGCCGGGGCAACAAGAGGTACCCCCTGGAGGATGCGGAACGCCGACGTTGTGCAAGAGCCCGGGAGCGGTCTGCCATGGTGGAATCTTGCGGGGCTTGTAGCCGATCGAATGTTGTGGAAAAACCGGGCAGGCCTGTCCGCAACATGCCCGGGGCGGCCGGGTCCCCAACAAACGAACGGGGCGGCGGCTGCTGCCGTCGCCCCGGTGGGGACTGCGGGTCCGCGGCCGGTTACTGAGGGGCCGGTGTGCCTACGGCACCCGGGGCCCGGCGCAAGAGTGCCAGCGACCACTTGACCCCGCGGGCGACTTCCGGATCCTTGAGGCGCCGGTTGAGGGCCATCAGCCCCAGCGGGGCCCGGTCGGATTCGGCGTCTGCCACCGCCGCCTCCATGGCCTGCATCAGGTGGTCGAGGCGGCGGAGGGTGTCGCCCGCCAGCAGGCGGCTGACGGCCTCCCAGGTGCCGTCGGCCTGCCACGCCGCCATCTGCTGCAGCACCGGCAGGGCGCCGTTAAGGACCTGGATACCCTGCAGCAGGGCGGCCCGGGTGTTGGGCTCGTTGATCCAGCTGCCCAGTTCCCCCAGGCCAGCCGCCATGCTCGCCAGGCGTTCCACCATCCCCGGCACTACCCCGTCCAGGGCGGCCTGACCCAGGGCTACGGCCGGTTTCATCAACCGGACCAGATCCGGCAGCTGATCCAGCGCCTCCAGCAGGGCCTCCTGGATGCGCGGTTCCTGGATGCGGGTCAGGACGCCGCTCAGGCTGCCGACCAGGCTGCCCATGCGCTCCACCATGCCCGGGGTGATGGCGGCGGAGGCGGTTTCCAGGAGGCGCAGCACCGGCAGCAGGGTGTCGCTGACCGCCGGCAGCACCTCGATCAGGCGCAAGGCGGCGTCCCGGACGGGGGGTTCGTTGAGGCGTTGGGCGATCTCCCCCAGCCCGGCCAGCAGGCCGGCGGTGCGCTCGATCATGCCCGGACTGATGGCATCATTCAGCCCCCGCAGCAGGCTGAGGAGCGGCAGCAGGGTGGCCTGGACGTCGGGGAGGGCGGCGATGAGCTCCTGGGCAGCCGCTTTGGCGCGCGGTTCCGCCACCCGGTCGGCGATCTCCCCCAGGCTGGTGACCAGCTGCATAGCCCGTTCCACCATCCCGGGGGTGACCGAGTCCTGGGTGGCTTTCAGCCAGGACAGCAACGGCAGCAGGGTGGCCTGCACGTCGGGCAGCCGGTCGATCAGCGCCTCCAGGGCGGCCCGGTTGGCTGGCTCGGCGGCCCGGCGCGCCACCAGCCCCAAATCGGCCAGCAGGGCCGCCGCCCGGGATGCCATCTCCGGGGTGACCGAGTCCTCGAGGCCGCCCAGGAGGTCGACGGCCGGCTTCAAGGCGGCGGTCAGCTCCGGCAGCATGCGCAACAGCTGCAGCACCGCGGTGCGGGTGGCGGTGTCCTCCACCTGCCCGGCGATCTCCCCCAGGGCTTCCACCACCTTGCCCAGCCGCTCGACCATGCCCGGGGTGACGCTGTCGCGCACCGCGGCCAGCAGTTCCTCCAGCTCTTTGAGCTGGCGCTCGAGTTCCAGATCGATTGCCATGGGGCGCCCCCTTACATGACCCCCGCCGAGCTCAGCCAGTACATGCGGTTATAGGCCAGCTTGAAGTAGTGGACCATCTCCGAGGGGGCCTTCGGCGCCGGCGGGTTGGTGTAGGTGAAGCTGATGTAGGTGGCCTTGTCCCCGCCTGACTCGATGAAGCAGAACACCTTGCCGTCATACCGCCGGGTCCCGAGTCCGCCGCGCAGGCGCTGGGCCAGGTTGGCCGCCACCACATCGGCCTCGAAGTGGGCGGTGGAGCCGGCCTTGCTGATGGGCAGGGCGGTGGCGTCGCCTACCACGAAGACGTTCTCGGTGCCCTCCGCCAGGAGCGAGTGGCGGTCGACCGGAATGAAGCCGCCCTTGTCGCCCAGGCCGCTGTCCATGATCACCTTCTGCCCGGTGTGGGGCGGGATGGTGACCAGCAGGTCGTATTTGAGGGTCTTGCCTTCCAGGCTGGTGATGGTACGGGAGGCAGGGTCAACCGACTCCATGTTGAAGAAGACCTCCGGCCGGATGTTGCGCTCCGTCATCACCGGGGCCGCCCAGTTGGCCACCGGTTCCAGGGAGTGGACGCGGCCGATGGGGTAGGTGTAGACGATTTCGGTCTTCTCGCGCAGCCCCCGTTCCCGCAGCCAGCTGTCCAGCATGAAGGTGAACTCCAGCGGGGCCACCGGGCACTTATGCGGCAGGCCTACCGTGAGCACCACCCGCCCGCCGTCGAACTGGGCCAGGGCGTCCCGCAGCTTGAGGGCCGGCTCTTCATCATAGAACCAGTGGGCGGCCTCCGCCAGGCCCGGAATGAGCTCGGGGGAGGGCTTGCTGCCGGTGGCGATGACCAGGAAGTCGTAGTGGAGGGTTTGCCCGTTCTTGAGGGACACCGTCTGGGCCTTGGTATCCACCGCGGTGGCATCCTCCACAATCAGGGAGATGCGGGGATCGAGGATGCTCCGCTCCGGCCGCTTGGCCTCGGCCGGCACCGCCTGGTCGAAGGCCATGTAGAGGAACAGAGGCTGATAGACATGATCGGGCCGCGAAGAGATGACGGTGATGTGCACCGCTCCTTTGTTGACCTCCTCGCTGACCGCGTGCACCAGCTGGTTGGCGACGATGCTGCCGCCGACCCCGCCGCCCAACACCACGACTTCCTGGCTCATACCGCTACCTCCTTCATCCGGCTGGCGCGCCGGGGCCCGGAGGGCCTATTTGACGCGCCGCACCTGAATTTTGAACACCTCATTGTCCTGAAAGGTTTTAACGACATCGTGCCCGACCTTTTTGGCCCATTCCGGGATGTCCTTGGCCGAGCCGGCATCGGTGGCCCAGACCTCGAATACGGTCCCGACCGGTTCGGTGCGGATGCTCTTAATGAGTTCCATCAGGGGGCCGGGACAGTAGGAGCCGCGGGCATCGATGACCTTGACTTCCTCACTCATGAAGGACGGACCTCCTTCTGTCGGTCGGGGGCGCACCGACCAGCGCCGGACGCGAACGGACCTTCCGCCCCTGGCGGGGGGCGGTCATCCGTTCCGCCCTAGCCCTCCGGTGGGCCCGTATTCGAAGCAGGCTACGCAGGTAGTCCCACCGCTTCGGGCTAGCGTAATTATATTTGTCCCCGAAATTATCTTCAACGAGTTTTTACCGGCGGCCGTAATCGTTTAAAGTGGATGTCTCGTCGAACTACTGCAACAATTGAGCCGCTTTGCCGGTGCCGGAAACCGTCCGTCGGCGATGGGCGTAAACAGGGCAGAATCCGGATCGGCAGGAGGCGGAGCCATGGCAGACCTCCTTCAGCCCGCCGGCGGGACGCCGGCCCCCTTCGGCGTGCGTCACCGGCGCCACGCCTGGGCGGTGGGCCTCCTCTACCTGACGGGCCTTGTGCTCTATCTTCCCGGCTGGCGGACGGCCGCCGGGGGCAGTCTTCCCCTGGTGCAGGCGGTGCATACCGCCGGCGGGGTGCTGTATGTCCTAGCCACGGTGGGTTTGGGCGCCCGCTTCTTCCCCTGGCCGGGGGCCGGCCGTCCCGGCTACGGACGCTGGGGCTTCTTTCTCCTGGTCATGACCGGCCTCACCGGGTTCGGACTCCTGGGGGGCGGGGGCGCGGTCCGGCAGGCGGCGACGGTGGGGCACGCCGGCTTTGCCGCCGCCTTCACCCTTTGGCTGGCGTGGCATCTCTGGGCGCGGCGGCCGCGCCGGCTGCCCGTGGCCGGGGGGATCAGCCGCCGCCGTTTCCTGGGCTGGGCCGGCTCGGTGCTGGCGGCAGCGGTGCCGCTGCGCTACCTGCCCGGCATGCTGCGCATGGTGGGAGGCAGCCTGGCCGGGCCCGCGGGCGGGCAGGTGGCCGGGGCCCTGCCCGGCTTTGTGCCCTACACGGTGGTCAACGGCTATCCCGACCTGAACGCCGCCGCGTGGCGGCTGACCCTGGAGGCCCCCGGCCGGCCGCCCCGGATATGGGACCTGGCCGCCTTGCAGCAGCATCCGGCGACCCGTACGCGGGTGTTCCGGTTCCAATGCGTCACCGGCTGGGCGGTGGATCAGGTTGCGGCCACCGGGGTGGACCTGGCGGCGTGGCTGGCGGCCCAGGGCTGGGATCCGGCCCGGGAGCCCTGGGTGGTCTTCTTCTCCGGGGACGGGGTGTACACGGAGTCCCTCAGCGCCTCCCAGGTGCTGCATTACCGCCCGCTGCTGGCCTGGGCCCTGGACGGCCGGCCCCTTGCCCGCTCGCAAGGATTCCCGTTGCGGCTCATCGTGCCGGGCATGTACGGCTACAAGTCCCTCAAATGGCTGGTGCGCATCCGCCTCCAGGCCGGGCGCGAGGACGGCTACTGGGAACAGCGCGGCTATCCCGAGGATGCGTATCTCGGCAGCTATCCGTTGTAAACAGCCTGCCGGGCCCGGCGGAGGGAGTCCTCCAGCCGCGGCCCCAGCCCCGCCAGGTTGAGCCGCCTGCGGGCGCGGGTCACCGCCACATACCAGAGATGGGCTTCCGCGCGGTCGATCCGCACGGTGCCGTCTCCCGCGGTCCGGGCGAAGGGGGGGAAGTCGTCCCATAGGCGGACGTGGTCCCACTCCCCGCCCTTGGCGCGGTGGACGGTGGCGATGGTCACCTCGGCAGCGGAGGGCGGCACCGTGGCCGTAGCCAGCCGCCGGGTCACCTCAGGCAGCTGCCGGCCGTAGTCGTGTACCAGTTGGACCACCGGCCGGAAGCCGGAACCCAGTTCGGTTTCCGCCATCATCTCGAGCTCCTGCCAGTCGTTGAAGGCCAGCAAGTCCGGATGACGGGCCGGTTCCCCCCGGGAAAAGGCGTA is a genomic window containing:
- a CDS encoding Oxidored_molyb domain-containing protein; the encoded protein is MADLLQPAGGTPAPFGVRHRRHAWAVGLLYLTGLVLYLPGWRTAAGGSLPLVQAVHTAGGVLYVLATVGLGARFFPWPGAGRPGYGRWGFFLLVMTGLTGFGLLGGGGAVRQAATVGHAGFAAAFTLWLAWHLWARRPRRLPVAGGISRRRFLGWAGSVLAAAVPLRYLPGMLRMVGGSLAGPAGGQVAGALPGFVPYTVVNGYPDLNAAAWRLTLEAPGRPPRIWDLAALQQHPATRTRVFRFQCVTGWAVDQVAATGVDLAAWLAAQGWDPAREPWVVFFSGDGVYTESLSASQVLHYRPLLAWALDGRPLARSQGFPLRLIVPGMYGYKSLKWLVRIRLQAGREDGYWEQRGYPEDAYLGSYPL